The genomic DNA TTTCTCCAGTGTTCCATGGGTATAAGGACACATCTTGCACCTGTAGGCACCATATCCCTGCCTCTGGTTTTTGGATCTTTCATCTCCATCTGGCACCAAGTCTTTGACCTCCTCAATATCATCAGCAAAGTCTTCAGCTGTTACCTTGACTAGAGGATGCCGTTTCTGGTAATGTGTAAGAACGCCATGGATGCGGGAGTTCACGTATGGACAGTGCCTGCACTTGTAAACTGAACTAGGATTGATATCTGCTTCCTGTGCAAAGTCCGCAGCCTTCACTTTCATGCCTGGGTGTTTCTTGCCATAGTGAGTAAGAAGTCCATGAAGACTATTGTactcagacagacacacagtgcATTGGTAGGGATTGTTTGATAGGGAGGAACTGGTGGAGAAGGGAAGATGGGGATGATGTTCAGGTGCCGACCTGCTAATCTCCACAGTGCCTTCATCAGATTGGTGACTGCTAAACGGGCTAGACGTTGAGACATTTCCCTTTGCTGCTGAAGACACAAGCTTATCTGATGCATGGTTCCCTTTAATGATGTCAATGAGAACAGACTCATCATCTTTGATAGCCCATGGATGAACAGCTTGATAATGGTTGGTGATGTCCCAAACAGAACAAGCCTCAAAGGCACAATCTCTGCATTGGTAATGCTTTATCTCAGAGTTGCCCACCTGCTTGGAGGTGGATGTATCAGGACCGGCCCACAACTTGCTGGCCATGTAAGCATAATCGACGTTGTGCTCTGGGTGTCGTCTTTGGTAATGCATGAGCAGCCCACTGGGCTCAgcatgggaataaatacaccATTCACAGTGATAACCAGCCTCCAAGATCCCATCTTGATAAGCCCAGCGCAAGATGGTCATGGCTGTGGCCTTCACAGTGGGGTGATCCTTCTTAAGATGCTTTTTCAAGGCATACACATAGGGAGATGTGTAGGCACATTGTCTGCACTTTAACGATCTAAGTGCTCTGGATTTCTCTGCGTCACTTGCTGAGGTTGCAGTGGATGTGGAACTTCCTGTTTGGATCATCTGAGCCCTTTCTCTTTGACTGCGAACCACAGCAGTATGTCTTCGAACCAAATCTGCATTCGCTTTTACATCTCTGTGCTTCTTCTGATAATGGATTAACACTCCTTTCACAGTGCGGTTCCCGTAGTCGCAGTGTTGGCAGAAAAACAACATCTCCCCCTCGCCCTTGTCTGTAGTTCCTTTAGGATTCAAATGATTGGATCCATCAGTTGCACTGGTGCTTAACTGTTTCATAAACTGTTTAGGAGGTGCAATCTGCAACTCATCCATGAGCTTCATCAACCCAAGTGTAGGGGGTGCATGCTTTATATACTTAGCTGTCACCTTGATTTCTGGGTGGCGCTTTTGGTAATGAACTAGAACGCCTACCACAGATCGGTTGCTGTAAACACAGTGTTTGCAGTAGTAAAGCTCATCATCCAAGGTTAATGGCACAACAACCTTTGAGGGCTTCGGAGTACTTGACAGGTTAAATGAGGAGTTGGTTGATGACTGCGCTCGATCAACTGATATGACCCGCATGGTTTTTTGTATGCGAAAGTACGATGCCTTCTGTTCAGGATGTTTTTTCTGATAGTGAACCAGTACggagtgcatgttggggctagcAAATGAGCACATGTCACAGTCGTACACCACAACGTTACCATCTACGATTTCTCTAAAGGCTTCAGAGTCCATATTTGAGTCAGGTGTTTTGGAGTTTTTAATGATGGGACTGGGTGAGGACCTTGTGGCAGAGTTCGCAAAGCTTTTAGGCCCTGAATTTAAGATTTCTCTCAGTGTCTGTGATTCCGCACTTCCTTTCTGAGGTTGATCAACCACGTAGCTTGAGAAGATCATGGCGTTGTTAATTTTCACTGAGGGGTGCATTCTTTGGTAATGAGGCATTAGGCTTCTCACATTTGGGCTGGTGTATGAGCAGAAGCGACAGGTGTACACCAAATCTGGCTGGTTAAAGTTAAGAACATTGCTAGCTTCTGGATGGTGATCCATGTAGTGCTGGTGTAAGTCACTGAAGTTGTTGTATTCTATGAAACACTCTAGGCAACGGAAGACAGCACTCTGATCCTCTGGATCGAGAATGTATTTAAAGCTAAACTTAATATACGGATGCATACGCTGGTAATGGGTGCTAACACTGCGGGCAGACTTGTTTTGGTACTCACAGTGTTTACAGTAGAAAAGGTTACCGGGTTCATCTGAGTACTCCGTGCTCTCTTGATAGGCCTCTCTGCTGTCTTGACTGCTTTGATCTTGGATATCTTTACAATCTGCACCAAAACTGTCCTCATCATCAGAGACAGTGACTTGGATAGGAATGTTTCTTGATGTTAATTTGGCTTGCAAGCTACGCTTTCTTTTGCCAACACCACGCTCTGATTGAACAAAACCAGGGTTTCTGACATACAAATGCTGTGTATTATAGGTGAAACGCTGACTTTGAATCTCAGAgttctctttctcctttttctcaTCGACATGGTTTTCATTTTCGTCCTCCTCATCCTCCATATCATCAAGATTAATTACATCCTCTTGCTGCTGACTCTGACTGATTTTACTTTGAAGGTTGCTTGCAATTTCATCAATTCTTGTCCGTTTCTTGACCGGGGACAGATCCAGAGGCAAGTCATTTATGGACTTCCTGGCTGTCTTTCCCATAAGGTGCTTTCTGGAGGAAAATCCAAGGATTGATGTTTGAGTTTTCTGCACAAAGTTTGATGTGCTATATGACTCAGTTTCAGAATCCTGCTGCTCATTTAATAAACTGTCTTGACTTGTGGGTTGCATCCCATCACAGTATGAGTGCTTATGTTGCTGGTGTACACGTAAACCTTTCAGTGTCATAGTGGAAAAATTACAAAGTGAACAACGGTGAGAGCCTTCCTCCTCTACATCAATAGATTTCTGGCCATTCATGGTAGAGCTGCCATTTCCTCCATTGACTGAGTCTTCAATTGGGTCATCTTGGCTTTCATTAGTTAGATCCATTATGTCCCATTCAGAAGAGGAGCCACGGTGACACTGCTTATGCGTGGCAAGTTTTGCTGAACTTATGCAAAGAAACGTACACTCGTCACACTTATACAAGGTAGTTTGGCTGGGTAAGTGTAGGTTTTCTATATGACGAGAGACACTGCTATGATGTTTTGCCAAAAAAGAGCAGAATGGGCACTGAAACCTATTCAGATGCCTTCCAATTGAAATTCCTTCTGTCTCCAGCAGTTTATTACCCTCCTCTGGCAGAAGCAGCTTAGTGGAATCCTTAGTGCACAACGAGTCATTGTAAGCAGTATCATCAACGTCACAGAGTTCATCATCCGAGCTGCTCTGAGAAGCGTTCAGCACACTGGTATCCAGATCTGCCCTTGAGTGCGACGTGTCAGACATAGCAAAAGTCGACCTCTCTGACAGTATGGAAGATCCTGTGCTATTGGGAATCTTTCCTGCAATCTGGGAATACTGAAAATGTGACAGCCCTGATAGGGACTTCAATGAGGCACTGCGTTTAACAGATGCTGATGAACAATCATTGCCACTTAGATCAGTTAACATTAGGTTGGATGTTGGAGTGCTTCTTGGTGATGAAGGAGAATTGGATTTGGAAGATCCTGCACTTCCATCTACTTTAGGCTTTTGCAGCGATGCCATAATCTTGTCCATGTTTCGATGCTTCTTCATTATGTGATCACATAGCTGTCGTCTTTGCAAGGTCTGGAAGCCACACCACTCACAGCTGAAGCCACCTCTGGACCGGGATTTAATCATGGACTCCAAAACTATACGTTCAGTGAAATCTTGTGATTCCTCACATGGTTCTTCTGAGGACATGGCATCTGAGTCCATTTCCAGAATATCTGTTTCAGCTTCTGCTTCCACAGGTGAAACTGACTGGGCCTGAAAATTATCTTTAGGGTGCATACTCTGATGCTTCAAGATTTTTGCTCTGCGAGGAGATTTATATGTACAATACTGACAGGAGTACATTTTTTCTACACTCTGATGCGCTGTAGCTTTATCCGCTGTATTTGACTTGGAGGTGTCAAGTAAATTTGAATAGTCATTTGAATATGATCCTCCTTCAATGCCGTGGACCTTCTTAGAGTGCTCAATGAGGAGGGATTTTGATCTAAAGTAGCGCACACAAAATTTGCATTGAAAAAATGGGTTTGTTGTCTTGTCGGCTGACTGATTGTAAATCGTTTGGTTTGAACTGGAGAAGGGCCCTGAATTTGTGGTGAAGGAGTTGTGGCCTGAAACGTAAACATAGGAAAACAGCAGTTATTTTTTGCAGTCTGTTTATTTGCATATGTGCTTGAAGCAAACAAGGCTATAAGTTCCTGCATTTTGAATCAATAAAAGAATCAATTATGACAAATGGGATTTTTATGATTTACTAAGTTACTTAACATTATCATAAGCAAGAAAAATATAGAAGAACAAGAATTAACAACAAAGCAAGCACGGACTCCATGTGTGGGCTGTGTGTGTAAACcttgcatatacacacacacacacacgtgtgaaATGAAAGCATGCATAAAAGATGTCAACACTGTTAGATGATATAGCAAATTGCACAATTTGGACAaagcatgtatttattttttattttgaacaaaATTCCTGTGTTATGCACTGGTTTTGATATCTAAGTGCTAAGTGCTTATCCTCCTCATGGCCACCTTAAAGAATTACACTTTACTCACAATGCTTTAGATTTTGACCAAATGCATAAACCtaaagaatttctttttttgaccTGCACACTGTGAACTGTATGGGGCTGTATATTCTGTACATCAACTGAAATGCCAACATTTGCTAACACTGTGGTTAAACAGTCCAAATGAAAACATGGTGCAAGGAATATAGAGATATTACCATAAAGCATTTTCATTTCATCCACATGTAGATCAACAGGATTCACAATATGATGCGCACATATTTCTGACTAATGTTGTGAAACGAAGTCCATGGTGATTCATTAATTCTGAGAAACAGCAGAGTTGAAGCAGACTTCAGGCTGGAATTGTGTTAAGTGAATACTCAGATAAACAGCAGTGTGATCAGGGCCAGAGATATAAGAGACAATTTGGGATTCATGTGGAGTTTATCACACAAAAATGTCAATGCCACattggcagaaaaaaaatggctgcttatgtaggtaaaaaaaaaaaatctgtcaggTTGGAAAAAGTTTCAGCCATGCAGATTTTTACTAAACTCaacatcaaaataataaactctTCTCTtaacaattaatttaatattttaaactagcagttatcaaaccccTGATGAACAAAAATGACCTCTACACTGGAGATCACTTCTTGCATCTTTAGCTTAGGCTTATTGCAGCTTTTTACTTCATTGATAGTTCATTTACTCTAAAAATGTTCTAAGAGgtaagggaacagccctctcctgaGTCAGATTTGTAGATTTTGTAGAAACGATAACTTTACTTCACATATTAAGACTAAGGTAACGTTTGGTTCCGGCTTACTGTATCAATGTTCCACTGGAAGCATAAACAAGCTCctgttagtccagaatgcagcagcctTACTAGAACCTTTACAGAGTCCTCGCTAACAGCAAACAATAGGATATCACTCCTGTCTTATTCACACTGCATTGTTTGCCAGTAACATTTCTATGGTTTATAAAATTCTATCATTGACTTGTGCCACAACACCTGAGTAAAGTTGTGGCCTTTATGATGCACTATGATTAATTCAATCAAACGATGTTTCCTTATATAATTAAGACTACAGCGGCAAAATGACGTCAGCTGGTTTCAACAGCTTTGTCCTTTGTATTTAGTAGCTGTAGCCTCATTTTTAGTTGAATTTAATTTGTACGAGgctgagtcaaaaattatccgcaatTTGATTATAGTCTTATCCACACTTTCCATTCAATGCTACCTTTcttcccagtcactgctgtgcagatgTGATGGATGTCTTACATCAGTTCATTAATATCTGCAttgtgagcaaaaatggatgccccacttgtggttggcacaaaagaagagcagtgattcatttttttctgtgatCTGAGTGTGTACCTGGTGTGGAAACACTCCTAAAATATgggaaagtttcttaaagagaatcattactggtgacaacGCATTGATTTATAACTatgagtctgagagtaaacggcagagtatggaatggaaacatcctTAATGGCTGACAAATAAAAAGtacaaccatcagctggaaaattaatGCCTACAGGTCTCTGTGATATTATTGGAACATTATTGGAATaatattggaacattatcagaaaaaaggtccagtagtgctcattacagtgagatagtaattaaagagctgaagccgaaactttggattaaacaaggaggactgctatccaaggtgCTGAGATCTTGCATGAAAATGCACATCCGCACAcatctgcccacactgtcgacacttaAAACATACTTTGCTTTGAGATTTTAAAGCATCCCAGCTTTTTCTTCACACATAAGagtatacatatatgtatataacgCTGCCATCCACGATCGATCAGTTAACAGTGGACATTACCCCGCTTTTGCGCTTGCACGATGAACAAGTACATGAGCAGGTAGCGTAAGAACAAAGTAATGTCCTTTACTAATGAATCGATCGCGGATagtaaaaagaataagaagggCGTACTGATGATAGTGCAGAGACACAGAGTTTCACATGGTTAACGGCTCTTCCTAACTTAAACTCAAGCAACACAGTGTGTAGACgggggaggcttcagacatcacaCTGTGCAGTTGTTTTTCTGATATGTTGTATTGAACCAAAGATAtcattacttttacatttttttacttatgaTAATTCTGGTTATTAATCGTAATAATTCTAAACATACttaacaaataatttgctcctaccacacacacacacacgcacacagataaacacacatacaaatacagtatacatgcatacatgctGATGGGAAAAAGCAAAGAGCTCTCAGACATTTGCAATCTTACTGTTGCAAAATATACTAATGGCATTAGTTACAGAAGAATTTCAAAACTTCTGAATGTTTCAGTAAGCCCTGTTGGGGTCATAATCTGGAAGTGGAAATAACATCATTTCACTATAAACTGGCCacaatatttttgacagtagaGTTAAAAGAATTATCAGAAGAGTTGAGACAAGAGCCAAGAGCCTGGGTGCTTTTGTACCACTTGTGGAGAACTTTAGAAACACCTGGAATAGGTACAATTGTTTCGAAAGAAGACAATATTGCCTGTATGCATGCTCACCAGCAAGACTCCATTGCTGAAGAAAAAGCATGATGAAGCTAATTTAAATTTCCTGCACAACATTTGGATGAGCCTGTGAAATACTGgtaaaatataatatagtatagtcAAATGAGACCAAAACTGAACTCTTTGGATGCCATGCCGTAATACACAGCATGATTGGAGGACACATGGCACTACAAAACACCATACCAACAATAAAGTTTGGAAGTGGGAACATCACGATGTGGGATGATGAAGATGAAACAAGGCTGGATATTTCAGCAAGActatgatcccaaacacacagcCAAGGAAACTCTCAAAATGGCCCAAGAGGCACCTGACTTGAATCCTATTGAAAATCTATGAAAAGGACTAAAGATCAGAGTTCATAGAAGAAGCCCACGGAACAAGATTTAAAGACTGTTTGTGTGGAAGAATGGGCTAAAAATCACACCCGAGCATTGCAACtacaaacccgattccaaaaaacttgggacactgtacaattgtgaataaaaacagaatgcaatgatgtgaaAGTTTCAAATTTTAGAATACAACATAGatgacaaatgtttaaactcagaaaatgtattattttaagagaaaaataagttgattttaaatttcatgacatcaacacatctcaaaaaagttgggaccatgtttaccactgtgtggaatcccctcttctttttataacagtcTACAAACATCTGGGGACTGAGGAGACAAGTTGCTCAAGTTTAGGAATTGGAATGTTGTTCCATTCTTCTCTAATACAGGCTTCTAGTTGTTTAACTGTCTTAGGTCTTCTTTGTCGCATCTTTCTCTTTATGATGTGCCAAATGTTTtctataggtgaaagatctggactgcaggctggcCATTTCAGTCTGGACCCTTCTTCTACTCAGCCATGATGTCgtaattgatgcagtatgtggtctggcattgtcatgttgaaaaatgcaaggtcttccctgaaagagacaACATCTGaatgggagcatatgttgttctagaacttggatatacctttcagcattgatggtgcctttccagatgtaTAAGCTGCACATGCCACACGCACtgatgcaaccccataccattagagatgcaggcttctgaactgagcgctTATAACAACTTAGGTTGTTCCTTGTCCTGTTTAGTCCagatgacatggcgtcccagtttcccaaaaagAACTTATAGAGTATAGAACCTATAGAGTTTTAGCCGGCAACAGCACAGTGGATTGTGCTCACCGacaatgttttctggaagtattcctgagcccatgttgTGATTTACATTTCATCTAAGGGCCCGAAGATCACAAGCAGCTAGTATGGTCTTCcggccttgacccttacgcacaCATTTTTCGCAACTTTTCTCTGAGAAACTCCTTTCTGATGTTGTGCTAATATTTTTCGCCGCAGCATCaagggaattggtgatcctctgcccatcttgacttctgagagacacAGCCAcccagagattttttttttaatacccaaTCATATTGCTaattgacctaataagttgcaaattggtcctccagctgattgttatatgtacatttaacttttccggCCTCTTATTGCTTATTattccaacttttttggaatgtgtagctctcatgaaatccaaaatgagccaatattttatgttatctatattctattctaaataaaatattggaatttgaaacttccacttcattgcaatctttttttaatttacaatttgtacagtgtcccaacttttttggaatcgggtttgtaGTTACTGCATACAGGAGGCAACTTTTTTCATgtgtcattttacatttttatacatatttaaatatctaTGGTTTAATTTCTTTGCATGTATGGATTGCATGGACTGTTATCAACATCTGAAGAAAAATGCATGTCAATAGCACCTTTAGATAGGTTTGCCTATTTtggtcacatatacattaccgcagagtgttttttttttttttctttgaatcaCACATGTggagctggggtcagagcacagggtcagccatgacatggcacccctggagcagacatgGATAAGAACCAAACAGTGGcagcctggtggagctgggTCTTGAACCGCCGTGCTTCTGATCAGTATCGGCGAGTTTTAACCCACTAAGCTTAACATCGGTTATCAAATATATACCACTCAACTAGTGATGGAATCAGTAAAGGATCATTTTGGCTGTGGGGAACATCAGCTAGCCAGCCTGTTCAGATCCCAGTGAAGCAAATGCAGCTTTgtgaaaaaaagtcaatgctagTCATGAAAGAAAGGCCCCAAgacacccagtgcaccagaGTCTGCTGTTCAAAGAGCCCAAGCCTCatgacctggcctccaaactcctcaTTTAGTTGGATTTCATTCGAGCACCCATGTGATGCAGCGGACAAACAAGCCCGATCCACTGCTGACCCACACTGCAAACCCAGCACCCAAAGGATACGCTGCCAAAGTTCTCATGCCAGACACCATGGCACACCCCCAGAaatcttgtggagtcatgccccaagGGGCCAGAGCTACCCAGATGGTACAAGGAGAACTTACACAATATTATATATCTATTGAGTTACACATGTAACTCCTGAGATACCAGTTACCCTGACCTCTTCTTCTCTCTGtatcagacaggtccagagagAAGAAGAGGTCAGGGTGACTGGTATCTCAGGAGTCCTTAATGCCCTCATTCCTGTTGGAGTACTGAACCCTTGGGAACCACATGCTTGTTCTGAGATTGGCCCCATACGGACAGCCTAAAAATACTCCAACTGGTTCAACATTTTAAACTGGCTTAGGACTCACGTCATTTGCACTTATGTCTCTTACAGCGAACAGCTAAAAACATCAACAAATCAGACTTtttgtcaaaaatataacgacTTTCCTGGTTACACAAAGACTTTTTGACTGCATAGCACACAGCTATATACGGTCATGGTTTATTTGTGCACTAACTTTTATCACCCAAATTAGGATGGGTtccagtataacagttgatgttaattgatgttaaatgataaatcccacaacacagctgtttagtgaaaagaaagagaaatctTACAGAGTAGTGAAAAAGacaaaatgacaacaaaaaatGAATAAGTACCTCTTAAGTGTGGTCTATGCTAAATCATCTAGTAAAGGATCTCAGTCTTTGCATAGCGTTGGACATCATATGAACATCATGTGAAATTCTATTTATATTTGTCTTGATTTATGTTCTGATTGCTTGCTTTTAGGTCATTATTAGGAAACAACCAAGTTTCACAAAATGTTCAACTGGTGTGAATAgactaaatgatttaaacttgAAAGTGTACTCTTGCTGCCAGTTCTacagattcaattcaattcaattcaattttatttctatagcgcttttagcaattttcattgccgcaaagcagctttacacagtcaaaagattGAATCAGATCGAGAGGTATGTGCCAGTAATTCTTCTTATACATAAGGATTGAGTCTTCTCTAAGCAAAACCTAGTACATAAACATTTTTCCGATTGGACTTTTAAAAGCTAAGAAAATTTGAGAAATGAGTATATATCAAAAATATCAGAttttccctgatgagcaagcccagggcaacagtggcaagaaaaaaactccttgagatggcaatagaaagaaactttgagaagaaccagactcaacagggaacccattctcatcaGGGTGATAtcggatagcaggaattgatcagcagtcatactgtgtgttaaaaGGCTAGAAGTTTAGTGTAACAGGAAATGTGCCTAAGATAGTATGAAGTCCACTTTTGTTGTTAGAGGCTCAGGCACAAAACTGTTTGTAGGAACACACACCCCGCTGGTACAACATCACGCTGCTCCTGAGACCTGTGTTCTGCTTAAAGCAGGAAATGTACTGAATATTAAAATCGGTACTGTTAACAGCATATAATTTAAGTTAATGCCACCTAAAATCTAACACTGTAAAGCCTGATTTATGCACCTTCGTTAAGTCTATGCAGAGCCTAAGGCATTGTGAGCAtttatacttgtgttactctgAAATTACACCGCCAAACCGCTAGTTAGCAGTCGGCTTTCTACGCCTCTGTGCAAAGAATATTACATTCCGAGTCTATTTACAACTCTCTGGCcagtgagttgttttttttttgtgcactaCAAAACAGTGGTGAATGAAACCGAGCAGATCCAGCTGAAGTTGGAGCTAATAGATTTCGAAAAACGGTTACTTTTACTCAAATTAGTGCAACCCAGAAACAAGAGAAGCTGTCCCAGGGGATTGTCAGTATGATGTTCAACTCAATTCAACTTGACGAAGCAGCATAAATCAGCCTTAACACTCTTACTCTGGCTCCATTTACTGCTGCGACTTAAACAGAATGAGTTCCAATGTACCCATAACACCAGAAGCAGACAGATGGAACTGAGCCAAAAGCTAGTGAAGCTTCTGAGAACATCATTTTTAATCCATCCTTTTCATTTTTAGGTGccaagatttcattttatttacacttttacaCATGCCAGTTTGTCTGTCTTCATTTACATTTGTTAGTAATTTCAAACACCAAATTCAACTAACCACTTAttaattagttttctcactAGAAAAAAGGGGAGATGATTtatcacagaaaaaaataagagaaattatAACAGCATAAACATAGGCGAAAATaagaaagtaaaagtaaagaaagtaAAGAAATGAGTTGgggagaaagtaaaaaaaaaaggtggcagAAAAGGAAGAAACGTAACTAGAGAAGAAGGTATAGAATGTAGAGGAACTGAAAGAGCTATAAAAAGAGGACCggtgaaggagaagaagaaataaaaatatgtagaaTATGGGGAAAGTACTGAAGGTGGAGAAAGTGAAGAAAATAGAAAGTGCAGAATGTGGAGAATGCAAAATGGCATAAAAGATGGAAAATGTGGAAATAGTGAAGGATGTGGAAAAGTGAAGATGATGgacaaaataaaagtaaaaaagtgtgGAGGCTGGATGAATTAGATAAGGTAAAGAATAATGTAAAGATGTAAGAAATTGGAGCttgtgaaaaaagtaaaaagaaactgGACAATGTAGAGAAAGTGGAATAAAGAGGCGAGTGTAATAAAAATAGATGAAGTGAAGAATGTCGACAAAAAATAAAGGATGAAACTAAAAGGTCTCCTTTACtgtctatacatttttttattgccaaGACTGGTTTAGATAAATAATGTACAGGATCTTTAAGGCTCATTACACACtaatacaagtaaaaaaataaaataaaaataaacaaaacatacaaccCTGGGTTGCAGAGGGTTCATCTCTACCTGCTTCCTTGTGTGGGAAGTCACATGCATTACTGGCAACGTCTTCATCGTCCTCCTCCGTGTGACTGAAGGAGTTTAAGGAATCGGACCTTGACCTTTGAGGTGATTCGTTCCCAACGTCTGCAGGCTGCAGGAAAATGGTGTGGACATCCTGAATGTGAGCCTTGAGCTCGTCGCAGGACTCTGCACGGAAATCACAGCCATCGCACTGTAGCACCTCCATCACTAAACACTCCCTGGAAAATCAGGGAAACCtacaaagaacagaaaaaaagaataaaggaaaTTTACAATCCAACAATGTTTATTGGTGTTGTGTAGATATATCCTTCATCCT from Clarias gariepinus isolate MV-2021 ecotype Netherlands chromosome 19, CGAR_prim_01v2, whole genome shotgun sequence includes the following:
- the znf462 gene encoding zinc finger protein 462 isoform X3, with product MEVLQCDGCDFRAESCDELKAHIQDVHTIFLQPADVGNESPQRSRSDSLNSFSHTEEDDEDVASNACDFPHKEAGHNSFTTNSGPFSSSNQTIYNQSADKTTNPFFQCKFCVRYFRSKSLLIEHSKKVHGIEGGSYSNDYSNLLDTSKSNTADKATAHQSVEKMYSCQYCTYKSPRRAKILKHQSMHPKDNFQAQSVSPVEAEAETDILEMDSDAMSSEEPCEESQDFTERIVLESMIKSRSRGGFSCEWCGFQTLQRRQLCDHIMKKHRNMDKIMASLQKPKVDGSAGSSKSNSPSSPRSTPTSNLMLTDLSGNDCSSASVKRSASLKSLSGLSHFQYSQIAGKIPNSTGSSILSERSTFAMSDTSHSRADLDTSVLNASQSSSDDELCDVDDTAYNDSLCTKDSTKLLLPEEGNKLLETEGISIGRHLNRFQCPFCSFLAKHHSSVSRHIENLHLPSQTTLYKCDECTFLCISSAKLATHKQCHRGSSSEWDIMDLTNESQDDPIEDSVNGGNGSSTMNGQKSIDVEEEGSHRCSLCNFSTMTLKGLRVHQQHKHSYCDGMQPTSQDSLLNEQQDSETESYSTSNFVQKTQTSILGFSSRKHLMGKTARKSINDLPLDLSPVKKRTRIDEIASNLQSKISQSQQQEDVINLDDMEDEEDENENHVDEKKEKENSEIQSQRFTYNTQHLYVRNPGFVQSERGVGKRKRSLQAKLTSRNIPIQVTVSDDEDSFGADCKDIQDQSSQDSREAYQESTEYSDEPGNLFYCKHCEYQNKSARSVSTHYQRMHPYIKFSFKYILDPEDQSAVFRCLECFIEYNNFSDLHQHYMDHHPEASNVLNFNQPDLVYTCRFCSYTSPNVRSLMPHYQRMHPSVKINNAMIFSSYVVDQPQKGSAESQTLREILNSGPKSFANSATRSSPSPIIKNSKTPDSNMDSEAFREIVDGNVVVYDCDMCSFASPNMHSVLVHYQKKHPEQKASYFRIQKTMRVISVDRAQSSTNSSFNLSSTPKPSKVVVPLTLDDELYYCKHCVYSNRSVVGVLVHYQKRHPEIKVTAKYIKHAPPTLGLMKLMDELQIAPPKQFMKQLSTSATDGSNHLNPKGTTDKGEGEMLFFCQHCDYGNRTVKGVLIHYQKKHRDVKANADLVRRHTAVVRSQRERAQMIQTGSSTSTATSASDAEKSRALRSLKCRQCAYTSPYVYALKKHLKKDHPTVKATAMTILRWAYQDGILEAGYHCEWCIYSHAEPSGLLMHYQRRHPEHNVDYAYMASKLWAGPDTSTSKQVGNSEIKHYQCRDCAFEACSVWDITNHYQAVHPWAIKDDESVLIDIIKGNHASDKLVSSAAKGNVSTSSPFSSHQSDEGTVEISRSAPEHHPHLPFSTSSSLSNNPYQCTVCLSEYNSLHGLLTHYGKKHPGMKVKAADFAQEADINPSSVYKCRHCPYVNSRIHGVLTHYQKRHPLVKVTAEDFADDIEEVKDLVPDGDERSKNQRQGYGAYRCKMCPYTHGTLEKLKIHYEKYHNQSVSEIFAPTHVQSSIRKEDTVAECSAGSMTETSERCELDLTLSELSKGEKHTVFRCQLCKYFCSTRKGIARHYRIKHNNVRAQPEGKNNVFKCALCSYTNPIRKGLAAHYQKRHDIDAYYTHCLAASRTLGEKPNKVTVPLASEEYKSAMSEELRQAVDRRKCSLCAFQAFSRKSIISHYVKRHPGVFPKKQSSSKLGRYFTVIYPKDPETPSVVEDVELVEVKSEDNGGHVKNDLEWPQFKCMKCTKLTFDTTDLLVSHYNDYHSNDLKRDFVTIQSPVEEGAELYQCAYCEIKFLTLPELSIHLTKHNEMFEKRTVCHEQRKQLQNRRKSTDALETQPENKMDCSAEKAPIGYRCNFCVEIHPTLRAICNHLRKHVQYGEAKEGHVEQGVMEVSDAVTNVNMEDTVTTDNVTNETEDSVLVTMATGITERVPEYRCDMCDRVFMSMQGLRSHERSHSATAMLSRDDKYSCQYCQFQSAFRHNLDRHVQSHHGHHKPFRCKLCPFKSAYLSRLKNHLHKSHAGENTYKCISCPFSTMTISQLKDHSLQEHGETLTLPRLKARAALRTTHTLTQNNAEHISSDATTTDSVAYLEPPDVQQQLSHYQLASRNQAPPTLLSVSPGPSPSTGAETLGTAVSRPDATLTCEFCEFSSGYMQSLRRHYRDRHGGKKLFKCKDCSFFTCYKSTFTLHVEAGHSPPSDDGLRELRCPFCLYHTKSKSHMIDHVLLHREERVIPLEVSRSKLSRHLDGLIFRCHKCTFTCSNGDSLQQHIDKHNEPKPYECRLCYYDTKHQQQLEDHLRDEHKVIRNFELMGRVNLDQLDVLKEKINSEEEEEIRDEEDEKEELVTIDDEEQTEETERIEEKEMEEEVSGSPEESKQEAETAEMMMACSPSAGKKFPCEFCGRTFSLSLEWERHVLRHGMTVNSNMRATSPVASVTITEGGIDQSANTTEVERVYQSSQSESSVQNEED